The stretch of DNA CGCCGTCGATGTTGTAGGCGCAGGCGCATCCCAGGTCGGCCATGATCTGGGCGAGCTCGGTCATCGTCACGCCGCGCGAGTAACCCTCGCTGCGGCCGTCGACGACGACGAGCTTGAGGTGGTTCGTCTCCACCCACCCCACGGCGGTGCGCGGTTGCTTGCCCTGGATGGAGTGGTTGCCGACGTTCGTGTCGACCTCGACCTGGTCGATGCCGGAGAGCACCTGGCTGTTGTCGACCAGCGCCGGCCCGAAGGACAACGTGTTCCACACACCCGCGTCCAGGAGTGTCTGGGCGTTGGTGGTGGTCTCGTCGTAGACCTCGACGCGCCCGTCGGTGTAGAAGGCCATGCCGTCTCGCTTGCCGCTGTCGCGGTAGATGACCCCGTTGCGGATAAGGATGCCGTCGCTGCGGAAGCCGTAGTAGTCGCCATTGATGGCCAGGATCGCGTCGTGCTCGGAGGCCATCGCGGTGGGCTTGGCGACGATGTTGGTGCCGTAGGAGTTGTTGGCGAAGGCGCTGCGCAGGTCGGTGGCGTTGGTGAGCTTGACGTCGGCCACGTAGTAGGTGACGGTGTCGCTGCCCGATCCGGTGGAGACCTGCTGGATCTCGATGCTCGTGTTGGATGAGGAGTAGGAGTTCTCTGCGACCGTCACGTTGGTGGCCGGGGCGGCCGAGGAGCCGGCGACGGCGTTGTGGGCCTTGGCCTCCAGGGAGGTGACGTCGCCAACCTCGACGTGGTCGATGACGAACCGGTTGAGCGCCCAGGCGCTGGTGCCGGTGGCGGCCAGGCCCAGGACGGCGGCGCCGCCCAGGAGGAAGCGGCGGCGCGGGTGCTTGCGGGACTTCGTGGAGTGGGAGTGCCGGCCGGACTGGTGATCCTGGTCCGCCTGGGGCGGCTCGGCCGGGTTGAGGGTGTCGGAGCTGTGCATGGCTCAACCGTGTCGGCCCCGTGTATGTCAGGCGTAGGTTGTCCTTGTGGGTCTCCTGTGAAGCTGCGGATCCCGGAATGGCACGGGAAAGCGGCGCCGCGTCAGATGTCAATACTTCTGGAAGGTGAGATGCTTGCGCCGAGATGGTCCCTGAAGTGCATCCCTGAGGTCCGGCCCGGGCCTACAGTGATGGGGGCAAGTAGCTGGTTCCCGCCGTGGGAATCTGCGAAGAAGGAGGCAACCGTGTTGACGGGACGGACTCTACGCATCTTCCGCATTGTCATCGTGGTGCTCAATATTGTGGTGGCCGTCGTCTCCTTCCGGCGGGGAGACACATTGGCCATGGTCATCGCCATCGCTGTTGCGGCGCTCTTCCTGATCCAGGTGATCCGTCCATCCATTGGCGGCGGGCGTGACGACCGAGACGACCGGACGCCCCCGAGCTCATGAACGTCGACGACGACGCCCGTCTCCTTGAGGTCGAGGGCCTGTCCGCCTGGTACGAGCGCAACCGGCCGGTCCTCACCGACGTCTCCTTCGCCCTCGAGGCCGGCGAGGCCGTGGGCCTCATCGGCCTCAACGGCGCCGGCAAGACCACGATGCTCACCTCCCTGTGCGACGTCCACCGCGGAGCACGCTTGAGCGTTCTGCGCTACCAAGGCCGGGACGTGCGCCCGGGCGACGAGCACTTCAAGGCCGCCCGCTACCTCAGCCTCGCCGACGACTCCTCCTTCCCCACCTGGAACCTGGAGGCCTTCATCGGCTTCCTCGAGCACGCCTATCGCCTGCGCCCGGACCGCGGCCGCCTCGAGGAGCTGATCGAGGGATTCGACTACGGCCGTTACCGGACCACCTCCTTCTCCCGCCTCTCCAGCGGCTCACGTAAGAAGGCCAACCTCATCGCCGCCTTCTACCTGACCACGCCCCTCCTCCTCCTGGATGAGCCCGTCGACTTCCTCGACTTCACCGCCACCGAGTTCCTGTACCGCAGCATCAACGACGCCACCGCATCCGGCCGCTCGGTCCTGCTCAGCTCCCACATCGCCGAGTCCTTCACCCGCTGCACCCGGCGCCTCTACGTGCTCTGCGCCGGCCGGATGACCGGCCCTTTCGCCACCCCCGAGGACTCCGATGCCGTGGCGGCGCTGGTCAGTTAGCCGGGCCGCCCTGAGGGCGGTGACCGGGCAGTTCGTGGGGCGCCAGACCGTCCTGAGCGCAGCCATCCTGTGCGCCCTGGCCGCCTGGTTCGGGGCGTCGGCCGATCTCCGCGTCAACCCGCGCGTCGCTGTCATCGGACTGGTTCTGGCCCCCATTGGCCTGTCGGCCACCATCGCCTCGACGTGGATCGGCTCCGGCCGCTGGGACGACCTGGCCCGCTTCCCGCTCCGGCGCGACGAGCTCGCCCGCGCCACCCACCTCGTGGCCAACGCCGTCATCCTCCTCGAGGCGGTCGCGCCCATCACCCTGTTCGTCCTGCTGGCCGACAGCGGGAGAGGTGGCCCGAGCTCCGAGGCGGGCGTTGCCGCGACGACGGCCGTGGAGATGGTCGTCGTCGGGCTCGGAGCCTCGTCGCTGGGGCTGACCCTGTGGGCGGGGGAGAGGGTCGGGCTGCGCTGGGCGGCCGGTGGGGCTCTCGTCGTCGGGACGCTCCTCTGGTGGCTCGCGCCCGTGGCCTCGGCCGTCCTCTTCGCCGCCTGCGTCTTGACGATGCTCGGCTGCACCGATGGGTTGCGGGCGCGGCGCACGCAGGTGGGAACCGTTGGAGGCGGCCGCCACAGCCTGGTCCTGGGCGAGCTGGCCACCGTGCGCACCACGCAGGTCAACACTCTCATGATGCTCGTCGTCGGTCTTTTCTTCACCTACACCATGGCCCGCCGCGCTCTGACGGTCTCGCTGTCCATGGCGCTCATCGTCACCAACACGCCGTTGAACGCCTACTTCTCCCGCTATCTCAGCACTCGCGCGGTGGTGCTGGCGGCGCCCGGATCGAGGCGGGTCTTCATGGCCTACGCCAGAGACCTCACGCTGTTGTACATGGCGTCGAACTGTCTGGTGGGTGCGCTGATCGTCTGGCTGGGAGGCGGCCTTGTGGGGGCGGCTGCAGCCGGAGCGGCAGCCTCACTCGCCGGGGCGACGACCGCGGTCCTCCTGGAGGTCTACCGGCCGCTGACGAGCTGGAAGTCCGAACGCGACGTCATGCGTCACCCGCGCAAGTACCTCCCTCCGGCCGCGGCACTGCTCGCCGTCATAGTCGTCCACGCGCTCGCGCC from Actinomyces sp. Marseille-P3109 encodes:
- a CDS encoding phosphodiester glycosidase family protein; protein product: MHSSDTLNPAEPPQADQDHQSGRHSHSTKSRKHPRRRFLLGGAAVLGLAATGTSAWALNRFVIDHVEVGDVTSLEAKAHNAVAGSSAAPATNVTVAENSYSSSNTSIEIQQVSTGSGSDTVTYYVADVKLTNATDLRSAFANNSYGTNIVAKPTAMASEHDAILAINGDYYGFRSDGILIRNGVIYRDSGKRDGMAFYTDGRVEVYDETTTNAQTLLDAGVWNTLSFGPALVDNSQVLSGIDQVEVDTNVGNHSIQGKQPRTAVGWVETNHLKLVVVDGRSEGYSRGVTMTELAQIMADLGCACAYNIDGGGSSAMYFNGSIINQPSNGGERDTSDILYIANGS
- a CDS encoding ABC transporter ATP-binding protein; the encoded protein is MNVDDDARLLEVEGLSAWYERNRPVLTDVSFALEAGEAVGLIGLNGAGKTTMLTSLCDVHRGARLSVLRYQGRDVRPGDEHFKAARYLSLADDSSFPTWNLEAFIGFLEHAYRLRPDRGRLEELIEGFDYGRYRTTSFSRLSSGSRKKANLIAAFYLTTPLLLLDEPVDFLDFTATEFLYRSINDATASGRSVLLSSHIAESFTRCTRRLYVLCAGRMTGPFATPEDSDAVAALVS